TCCGGATGGCCTGCGCCTGGGCCGCGGTCGCGCCGGCCAGCACCGACACGGTGACCTCGACCGCCTTCTCGGCGTTGGGCCGGTAGAACGCGCAGCCCGGGTGCGGCGTGGTCGTCGTGACCGTGGTCCGGCCGAGGTGCTGTCCGATGATGTCCATCACCGTGGCCGTGTCCGCGTACGGGCAGGGCCCGTCGACAGTGACCGAAGGCGGGGTCGGCGTCGGCTTCGCAGCCGTGGTGGTGGTCGTCGGCGCCGCCGTCGTGGGCGCGACGGTGGTCGGCACCGGCGCGGCCGAGTCCTGGCTCGCGGTGTCGCAGCCCGCGAGGAGTACCCCCAGGGCCAGCCCGATCACGATACCGGTCCGCACGGGCGTGCAGCCTAGTTCACGCTCCGCGGTCGGTCACACCAGCAGCCATCCCCCGGCCGCGGCACCGAGGCCGACGACCGTGCTGCCCAGCACGTACGCGGCCGATCGCCACCACTCCCCGTCCTCGGCCAGCCGCAGCGACTCCCAGGAGAACGTGCTGTACGTCGTGAGCGCACCGCAGAACCCGGTCCCCACCAGCGCGACCACCCCGGCCGGCAGCGTCGCCGATCCGGCCACCGCGCCCAGCACGAAGCAGCCCAGGACGTTGACCAGGAACGTTCCCCACGGGAACCGCGACCCCAGCCGGCCCTGCACGGCCCGGTCGGTCAGGTATCGCAGCGGCGCCCCGACCGCGGCCCCGAGCGCGACCAGCAGCGCCGTCACAGCAAGGCCT
The nucleotide sequence above comes from Mycobacteriales bacterium. Encoded proteins:
- a CDS encoding DUF2020 domain-containing protein, which codes for MRTGIVIGLALGVLLAGCDTASQDSAAPVPTTVAPTTAAPTTTTTAAKPTPTPPSVTVDGPCPYADTATVMDIIGQHLGRTTVTTTTPHPGCAFYRPNAEKAVEVTVSVLAGATAAQAQAIRIGGSGANPVTGVGDGGTVAIVAAGAVLAVSKGAALVVVRINQQISLEAIELAKLVVAKI
- the crcB gene encoding fluoride efflux transporter CrcB; this translates as MTALLVALGAAVGAPLRYLTDRAVQGRLGSRFPWGTFLVNVLGCFVLGAVAGSATLPAGVVALVGTGFCGALTTYSTFSWESLRLAEDGEWWRSAAYVLGSTVVGLGAAAGGWLLV